GTGAATGGGGCACGCCCATCACGATGGACGCCGACGTGAAGAAGCGCGTGGACGATATGTGGGGGCAGTTGGGCCTCTAGCCATTGGCCCCTTTGCGCAAACAACAAAGCCCCGGAAACGGGGCTTTGTTTTTACGGTTGGCGTCAGTCGCGTTCCCGGTCGTCGTCCTGGCGCATGCCGCGCCAGACCTTCAAGAGCTGCCAGCCCACGAAGGCGCCGCCGGCAAGCTTCAGGAGCTTGCCGCGCTTGCCGCCGCGCATGAACATGGCGGACAGCGACGAACTGATGATGGGATAGCGCCGCGCCAGCGTGATGGCCTGCAAGGCCCAGCGGGACGCGCCGCCCGACGCAAGACCTGGCAGCATGCCGCGGATGAGCGCGCTGGGTTCAAGCCTGCGCCCGGCCGACACGATGTTCTGCGCCAGCGACTCGCGCTCGATCGCGGCGCGGGCGCGCAGCAGTTCGATGCGCACGGCGCGGTCGACGGTGGGAGATCGTTTGTGCATGGCTCAGAACCCCTCGCGCCGGCGGACCGCGGTGTCTTCATCGGCTTGCGCATCGCGCACGCGATCCAGCAACTCCGCATCGCGGCCCAGCTCTTCGAGCGTGGCCGAGAACGGCGCCGGTCCGTACACCAGCCCGTGGCGCACCACGAGCAGCAGCACCACGCCAGCAACACCATAGAAAGCCGCCAGCAGCCCCAGGGCCAAGTAGCGGTCTTCCGTGGGCCAGAACGCCACGGCGATGGTGATGGTGGCCACCAGAACCGCCAGCGTCAAAAATAGCAGGGCCGCAAACGCCAGGCCCAGCAGCTTGAGCAGGCGCGCCTTTTCGTCCGCGGCTTCAAGAGCCAGCAGCTCCAGCCGCGTGCGCATCAGCCCGACCAGGCTGGAGGCAACACCGAAAACAGTTTTTCGTAGACCCATGGCTGAAAGAACGCCGGGCGGCAGGCAGCGGCATCAAGCCGCGCCTGCCGCCCGGACGCCCTGCCCTGTCAGCGGCGGCTGATCAGCAAGCCGAGCAGCAGGCCGGTCACGCCTGCCACCCCGATGGCTTGCCAGGGATTGTCGTGCACGTAGTCATCCGTCGCACGGGCGGCCTTGCGGCCACGTTCGAGGACGGCATCCTGCGCTTCGTACAGGGCCTCGCGCGTGCGCCGCAGCGACGTCATGGCGCGGTCGCGCAGTTCGTTAGCCTTGTCGCCGGTGCTGCTGGCGGCTTCGCGCAGCAGGCTTTCGGCGTCGTTCAGGCTGGTCTTGACACTGTCCATGAGTTTTTCTTTTGCGACGTCTTCGGATTTTCTCGTTGCCATTTTCTGAGCTCCTGTTGTGTGTCCATGACGGAAACGA
The DNA window shown above is from Achromobacter spanius and carries:
- a CDS encoding DUF883 family protein, with product MATRKSEDVAKEKLMDSVKTSLNDAESLLREAASSTGDKANELRDRAMTSLRRTREALYEAQDAVLERGRKAARATDDYVHDNPWQAIGVAGVTGLLLGLLISRR
- a CDS encoding phage holin family protein, whose amino-acid sequence is MGLRKTVFGVASSLVGLMRTRLELLALEAADEKARLLKLLGLAFAALLFLTLAVLVATITIAVAFWPTEDRYLALGLLAAFYGVAGVVLLLVVRHGLVYGPAPFSATLEELGRDAELLDRVRDAQADEDTAVRRREGF